From a single Armatimonadota bacterium genomic region:
- the deoC gene encoding deoxyribose-phosphate aldolase — protein MPAADPTQNLPVPAQRNPGQPLDLDWVQSLTVNRSAIDRRAETFAKRRTVKKEYQAAYLIRAIECIDLTTLSGDDTPGNVHRLCAKAKQPLPLPVVRGLGIAPIHVGAVCVYHAYVADAVRFLSGSGIPVAAVSTGFPAGLSPLRQKVEEIRESVKAGAHEIDIVITRAHALRQDWKSLYEEMSLYREACGAAHVKAILATGELGTYTNVARASAVCMMAGADFIKTSTGKEPVNATLPFALVMARLIREYHGRNGCQIGFKPAGGIRTAKQAAEYLMLMRDELGPEWLSPHLFRIGASTLLADIERQLEHFLTGRYSAYNRHPMG, from the coding sequence ATGCCGGCAGCAGATCCCACCCAGAACCTGCCAGTGCCCGCCCAACGCAACCCAGGCCAACCTCTCGACCTGGATTGGGTGCAATCCTTGACCGTTAACCGCTCCGCCATCGACCGCCGGGCCGAAACGTTTGCCAAGCGACGGACTGTCAAAAAGGAATACCAGGCCGCCTATTTAATCCGCGCCATCGAGTGCATCGACCTGACGACCCTCAGCGGCGACGATACGCCTGGCAACGTCCACCGGCTCTGCGCAAAGGCCAAACAACCCCTTCCGTTGCCGGTGGTTCGCGGGTTGGGGATCGCTCCGATCCACGTGGGAGCCGTCTGCGTTTACCATGCCTATGTTGCGGATGCCGTGCGGTTCCTTTCCGGATCGGGCATCCCCGTCGCTGCCGTCAGCACCGGTTTCCCGGCCGGGTTAAGCCCACTACGCCAAAAGGTCGAAGAAATCCGCGAATCGGTCAAGGCCGGGGCGCACGAAATCGACATCGTCATCACCCGGGCCCATGCCCTCCGTCAAGATTGGAAATCCCTCTATGAGGAAATGAGCCTTTACCGGGAAGCTTGTGGTGCCGCCCATGTCAAAGCGATCCTTGCCACTGGTGAACTGGGGACCTATACCAACGTGGCCAGGGCTTCTGCCGTCTGCATGATGGCCGGAGCCGATTTCATCAAGACCTCCACCGGTAAAGAACCCGTCAATGCCACCCTGCCCTTTGCCCTGGTGATGGCCAGGCTCATCCGGGAATACCACGGCCGCAACGGATGCCAAATCGGTTTCAAACCCGCCGGAGGGATCCGAACGGCCAAACAAGCCGCCGAATACCTGATGCTGATGCGAGACGAACTTGGCCCCGAGTGGCTCTCGCCCCACTTGTTCCGCATCGGGGCCTCAACCCTCCTCGCCGATATCGAGCGCCAGTTGGAACACTTCCTCACTGGCCGCTACAGTGCCTACAACCGACACCCGATGGGCTGA